A stretch of the Streptomyces sp. NBC_00078 genome encodes the following:
- a CDS encoding ABC transporter substrate-binding protein → MRGAKSAKWVAIAAVVALGATACGGGGDDGSSGKGKGNGVVSVEIGEPQNGLVPSNTYETEGGQVINALFTGLTKLDADNKVVNAMAQSVETKDNKVWTIKLKSGYTFHNGEKVTAQSFIDAWNYGANQTNAQQTNPLFSHIQGYSDLNPGEGKKPKTDKMSGLKAVGDDTLQITLNGAFSAFPSQLSFTAFVPLPKAFFKDPKGFGEAPIGNGPFKMKGTFKHNEEIDVTKYDKYPDASKIEAKGVNFKIYSNLDTAYKDLVAGNLDVQLVIPNSGLPTYHKDLPGRYIDEADSGVGYIGFPIKYNKAFQNADLRKAISMSIDRKTIASKIFLGARTPADDFISPIIDGYRKGACGDACTLNPAKAKELYKASGGLPGNTLEIGYNADGDHKAWIEAVANQIQQNLGIKVTAKPFEQFQTILNDLDAKKYQGAFRMAWNMDYPDMENYLRPIFSKEAITNGSNYSGYVNEDFEKLLVKGDQAATHEDAVKQYQQADDVLLKDLPYIPVYFYTLNTGFSDKIKSMKIAGHNILWDSVKLS, encoded by the coding sequence ATGCGTGGTGCCAAGAGCGCCAAGTGGGTTGCGATAGCCGCCGTAGTGGCGCTGGGTGCGACGGCCTGTGGCGGCGGCGGGGACGACGGCAGCTCGGGCAAGGGCAAGGGCAACGGCGTTGTGTCGGTGGAGATCGGTGAGCCGCAGAACGGCCTGGTCCCCAGCAACACGTACGAGACCGAGGGCGGCCAGGTCATCAACGCCCTCTTCACGGGTCTGACCAAGCTTGACGCCGACAACAAGGTCGTCAACGCCATGGCGCAGTCTGTCGAGACCAAGGACAACAAGGTCTGGACGATCAAGCTGAAGTCGGGCTACACGTTCCACAACGGCGAGAAGGTCACCGCTCAGTCCTTCATCGACGCCTGGAACTACGGCGCCAACCAGACCAACGCCCAGCAGACCAACCCGCTGTTCAGCCACATCCAGGGCTACAGCGACCTGAACCCGGGCGAGGGCAAGAAGCCCAAGACGGACAAGATGTCCGGTCTGAAGGCCGTAGGCGACGACACCCTCCAGATCACGCTGAACGGCGCGTTCTCGGCGTTCCCGTCGCAGCTGTCCTTCACCGCCTTCGTGCCGCTGCCCAAGGCGTTCTTCAAGGACCCGAAGGGCTTCGGCGAAGCCCCCATCGGCAACGGCCCCTTCAAGATGAAGGGCACGTTCAAGCACAACGAAGAGATCGACGTCACGAAGTACGACAAGTACCCGGACGCCTCGAAGATCGAGGCCAAGGGTGTCAACTTCAAGATCTACTCGAACCTCGACACGGCCTACAAGGACCTCGTCGCGGGCAACCTGGACGTCCAGCTCGTCATCCCGAACTCGGGTCTGCCGACGTACCACAAGGACCTGCCGGGCCGTTACATCGATGAGGCCGACTCGGGCGTCGGTTACATCGGCTTCCCGATCAAGTACAACAAGGCCTTCCAGAACGCGGACCTCCGCAAGGCCATCTCCATGTCGATCGACCGCAAGACGATCGCCTCGAAGATCTTCCTCGGCGCCCGTACGCCCGCGGACGACTTCATCAGCCCCATCATCGACGGCTACCGCAAGGGAGCCTGCGGTGACGCCTGCACGCTGAACCCGGCCAAGGCCAAGGAGCTCTACAAGGCGAGCGGCGGCCTGCCGGGCAACACGCTGGAGATCGGCTACAACGCCGACGGTGACCACAAGGCGTGGATCGAGGCGGTCGCCAACCAGATCCAGCAGAACCTGGGCATCAAGGTGACGGCCAAGCCGTTCGAGCAGTTCCAGACGATCCTCAACGACCTGGACGCCAAGAAGTACCAGGGCGCGTTCCGTATGGCCTGGAACATGGACTACCCGGACATGGAGAACTACCTCCGTCCGATCTTCTCGAAGGAAGCCATCACCAACGGCTCCAACTACTCGGGTTACGTCAACGAGGACTTCGAGAAGCTGCTCGTCAAGGGCGACCAGGCCGCCACGCACGAGGACGCCGTCAAGCAGTACCAGCAGGCCGACGACGTGCTCCTGAAGGACCTGCCGTACATCCCGGTGTACTTCTACACCCTGAACACCGGCTTCAGCGACAAGATCAAGTCGATGAAGATCGCCGGCCACAACATCCTGTGGGACTCGGTCAAGCTCAGCTGA
- a CDS encoding ABC transporter permease, producing MGRYVVRRMLQVIPVVIGVTFIIFCLVFALPGDPIQALAGDKRADPNIAAVLRAHYHLNEPLYQQYWHYISGVFTGDLGETYNGRAISEIVSERFPITLKLGLTSFGIEAVIGIVAGIFSALKKGKFIDNVVLISTLVLISIPVFVLGSVLQLEFGVKLKITPVAGIEKGWPQSYILPAVVLASTSMAYVARLVRASMTESVRADYVRTAIAKGLPTRRVIGVHALRNSLIPVVTFLGFDLGALMGGAIITERVFNMPGIGGQLAQSVYLRERPIVVGLVTLLVLIYLVANLLVDLMYAVLDPRIRYE from the coding sequence ATGGGCCGATACGTCGTGCGCCGCATGCTGCAGGTGATCCCTGTGGTGATAGGCGTCACGTTCATCATCTTCTGCCTGGTCTTCGCTCTGCCCGGCGACCCGATCCAGGCACTGGCCGGCGACAAACGCGCCGACCCCAACATCGCGGCGGTTCTGCGTGCGCATTACCACCTCAACGAGCCGCTGTACCAGCAGTACTGGCACTACATCAGCGGCGTCTTCACGGGTGACCTCGGTGAGACGTACAACGGACGTGCCATCTCCGAGATCGTCTCCGAGCGGTTCCCCATCACGCTCAAGCTGGGGCTGACCTCCTTCGGCATCGAGGCCGTGATCGGTATCGTCGCCGGCATCTTCTCCGCCCTGAAGAAGGGCAAGTTCATCGACAACGTCGTGCTCATCTCGACGCTTGTCCTGATCTCGATCCCCGTGTTCGTGCTCGGTAGCGTGCTCCAGCTGGAGTTCGGCGTGAAGCTGAAGATCACGCCGGTCGCGGGCATCGAGAAGGGCTGGCCGCAGAGTTACATCCTCCCGGCCGTCGTGCTCGCCTCGACTTCCATGGCCTATGTCGCGCGTCTGGTGCGGGCAAGCATGACGGAGTCGGTCCGCGCCGACTATGTGCGTACAGCGATAGCCAAGGGCCTGCCGACCCGGCGGGTCATCGGTGTGCACGCGCTGCGCAATTCTCTGATCCCGGTGGTCACCTTCCTCGGCTTCGACCTCGGTGCTCTCATGGGTGGAGCCATCATCACCGAGCGGGTTTTCAACATGCCCGGTATCGGCGGGCAATTGGCCCAGTCCGTCTATCTGCGCGAGCGGCCCATCGTCGTTGGTCTGGTGACCCTGCTGGTGCTGATCTACCTGGTCGCCAACCTCCTCGTAGACCTGATGTACGCCGTGCTCGACCCGAGGATCCGCTATGAGTGA
- a CDS encoding ABC transporter permease — protein sequence MSEKTIERPTTDEAAIAKEIEAEEKAAARQASLLKDGWADLRKRPMFLVSAFIIVCLLALAIAPSLFTARSPFSDGFCQLQNSMNGPSSGHLFGYDQQGCDIYTRTVYGTRNSIVVGVVTTVVTTLIGGLLGMLSGLLGGWLDALLSRITEVFSALPLIIGGLLIMSIWGGGDVWTVSFIMAMLGWPQVFRIMRGEVIANKYNDYVTAARALGADSWRIAFRHILPNTLAPVIVITTMNLGVYIAAEASLSYLGIGIQPPSISWGVMISDAQQLFLTNPHALLFPAGALSVTVLAFIVLGDVVRDAFDPKMR from the coding sequence ATGAGTGAGAAGACAATAGAAAGGCCCACCACCGACGAGGCCGCGATCGCCAAGGAGATCGAGGCCGAGGAGAAGGCGGCAGCCCGGCAGGCGAGCCTGCTCAAGGACGGCTGGGCGGACCTGCGCAAGCGGCCCATGTTCCTCGTGTCGGCCTTCATCATCGTGTGCCTGCTCGCCTTGGCTATCGCGCCCAGCCTGTTCACGGCGCGCTCACCGTTCTCGGACGGTTTCTGCCAGTTGCAGAATTCCATGAACGGGCCGTCGTCCGGGCACCTGTTCGGCTACGACCAGCAGGGCTGCGATATCTACACGCGGACCGTGTATGGCACGCGCAACTCGATCGTCGTCGGCGTGGTGACGACTGTGGTCACCACGCTCATCGGCGGTCTGCTGGGCATGCTGTCCGGTCTCCTCGGCGGTTGGCTGGACGCGCTTCTGTCCCGGATCACCGAGGTGTTCTCGGCCCTGCCGCTCATCATCGGCGGTCTGCTGATCATGTCGATCTGGGGCGGCGGTGATGTGTGGACCGTGTCGTTCATCATGGCGATGCTCGGCTGGCCACAGGTCTTCCGGATCATGCGCGGCGAGGTCATCGCCAACAAGTACAACGACTACGTGACGGCCGCCCGGGCACTGGGCGCGGACTCGTGGCGGATCGCCTTCCGACACATCTTGCCGAACACGCTCGCCCCCGTCATCGTCATCACCACGATGAACCTCGGTGTCTACATCGCCGCCGAGGCCTCTCTGTCCTACCTGGGCATCGGCATCCAGCCCCCGAGCATCTCCTGGGGCGTGATGATCAGTGACGCCCAACAACTGTTCCTGACCAACCCGCACGCGCTGCTGTTCCCGGCCGGCGCCCTGAGCGTCACCGTGCTGGCGTTTATCGTGCTCGGCGACGTGGTCCGCGACGCCTTCGACCCCAAGATGCGCTGA
- a CDS encoding ABC transporter ATP-binding protein, which translates to MTIIDPTDAVPAPRPGDPERTGPLLEVRDLHVEFQTREGVVRAVNGVNYSVNSGETLAVLGESGSGKSVTAQAIMGILDMPPARIPQGEIRFYGQDMLKMSDEERRKLRGARIAMIFQDALSSLNPVLSVGYQLGEMFRVHQGLSKKQAKAKAIELMDRVKIPAAAARVNDYPHQFSGGMRQRIMIAMALALEPDLIIADEPTTALDVTVQAQVMDLLAELQREYQMGLILITHDLGVVADVADKIAVMYAGRIVETAPVHELYKRPAHPYTRGLLDSIPRLDQKGQDLYAIKGLPPNLLKVPSGCAFNPRCEKAQDICRVDRPLLVPVSERDGTELPGRASACHFWKETIHG; encoded by the coding sequence GTGACCATCATCGACCCGACGGACGCCGTCCCGGCCCCGCGCCCGGGCGACCCGGAGCGCACCGGCCCGCTACTCGAAGTGCGTGATCTACACGTCGAGTTCCAGACCCGTGAGGGAGTGGTCCGCGCCGTCAACGGCGTCAACTACTCCGTGAACTCCGGAGAGACCCTCGCCGTGCTCGGCGAGTCAGGCTCCGGCAAGTCCGTGACCGCGCAGGCGATCATGGGCATTCTCGACATGCCGCCGGCCCGCATCCCCCAGGGGGAGATCCGCTTCTACGGCCAGGACATGCTCAAGATGTCCGACGAGGAGCGGCGCAAGCTGCGTGGCGCCCGGATCGCGATGATCTTCCAGGACGCGCTGTCCTCGCTCAACCCCGTGCTCAGCGTGGGATACCAGCTGGGCGAGATGTTCCGCGTCCACCAGGGCCTGTCCAAGAAGCAGGCCAAGGCCAAGGCCATCGAGCTGATGGACCGGGTGAAGATCCCGGCAGCCGCGGCCCGGGTGAACGACTACCCGCACCAGTTCTCGGGCGGTATGCGCCAGCGCATCATGATCGCGATGGCGCTCGCCCTGGAGCCCGACCTGATCATCGCCGACGAGCCCACGACGGCGCTCGACGTGACGGTGCAGGCCCAGGTGATGGACCTGCTCGCGGAGTTGCAGCGCGAGTACCAGATGGGGCTCATCCTGATCACCCACGACCTCGGTGTCGTGGCGGACGTCGCCGACAAGATCGCGGTGATGTACGCGGGGCGCATCGTGGAGACGGCGCCGGTGCACGAGCTGTACAAGCGCCCCGCGCACCCCTACACCCGCGGCCTGCTCGACTCGATCCCGCGTCTGGACCAGAAGGGCCAGGACCTCTACGCGATCAAGGGTCTGCCGCCCAACCTGCTGAAGGTGCCGAGCGGTTGTGCCTTCAACCCGCGGTGCGAGAAGGCGCAGGACATCTGCCGTGTCGACCGTCCGTTGCTGGTCCCGGTGAGTGAGCGGGACGGAACGGAACTGCCGGGCCGCGCCAGCGCGTGCCACTTCTGGAAGGAGACGATCCATGGCTGA
- a CDS encoding dipeptide ABC transporter ATP-binding protein gives MAESTKTDEPTDATPNVSEVDAVDARSEEEAVAALDAHVERGEPILQVRNLVKHFPLTMGIVIKRQVGAVKAVDGISFDLYQGETLGIVGESGCGKSTVAKLLMSLERATSGEVFYKGQDITKLSGKALKAVRRNIQMIFQDPYTSLNPRMTVGDIIGEPFDIHPEVAPKGDRRRKVKELLDVVGLNPEYINRYPHQFSGGQRQRIGIARGLALNPEVIICDEPVSALDVSVQAQVINLMEGLQDEFNLSYIFIAHDLSIVRHISDRVGVMYLGKMAEIGTDEQIYEHPTHPYTQALLSAVPVPDPEAREHRERIILTGDVPSPANPPSGCRFRTRCWKAQDKCAEEIPLLAIPERFKGADSPAAHESACHFAEEKDVVGAV, from the coding sequence ATGGCTGAGTCGACCAAGACCGACGAGCCGACGGACGCGACGCCGAACGTCTCCGAGGTGGACGCCGTCGACGCGCGCTCGGAGGAGGAGGCGGTCGCCGCCCTCGACGCGCACGTGGAGCGCGGCGAGCCGATTCTTCAGGTCCGCAACCTGGTGAAGCACTTCCCGCTGACGATGGGCATCGTCATCAAGCGGCAGGTCGGCGCCGTGAAGGCCGTCGACGGCATCTCCTTCGACCTGTACCAGGGCGAGACGCTGGGCATCGTCGGCGAGTCCGGCTGCGGCAAGTCGACCGTGGCCAAGCTGCTGATGAGCCTGGAGCGGGCGACGTCCGGCGAGGTCTTCTACAAGGGCCAGGACATCACCAAGCTGTCCGGCAAGGCGCTCAAGGCCGTCCGCCGGAACATCCAGATGATCTTCCAGGACCCGTATACCTCGCTCAACCCCCGTATGACGGTGGGCGACATCATCGGGGAGCCCTTCGACATCCACCCCGAGGTGGCACCGAAGGGCGACCGGCGCCGCAAGGTGAAGGAGCTGCTGGACGTCGTCGGGCTCAACCCCGAGTACATCAACCGCTATCCGCACCAGTTCTCCGGCGGTCAGCGCCAGCGCATCGGCATCGCCCGCGGACTTGCCCTCAACCCCGAGGTCATCATCTGCGACGAGCCGGTGTCGGCGCTGGACGTGTCGGTGCAGGCGCAGGTCATCAACCTGATGGAGGGGCTGCAGGACGAGTTCAACCTGTCGTACATCTTCATCGCGCACGACCTGTCGATCGTCCGCCACATCTCGGACCGTGTCGGTGTGATGTACCTCGGCAAGATGGCCGAGATCGGCACCGACGAGCAGATCTACGAGCACCCGACGCACCCCTACACCCAGGCGTTGCTGTCGGCTGTCCCGGTGCCCGACCCGGAGGCCCGCGAGCACCGCGAGCGGATCATCCTCACCGGCGATGTGCCGTCCCCGGCCAACCCGCCCTCGGGCTGCCGCTTCCGCACCCGTTGCTGGAAGGCACAGGACAAGTGCGCCGAGGAGATCCCGCTGCTGGCGATCCCGGAGCGCTTCAAGGGCGCCGACTCGCCGGCGGCCCACGAATCGGCGTGCCACTTCGCCGAGGAGAAGGACGTCGTGGGCGCGGTGTGA
- a CDS encoding transposase family protein gives MSKRTLDLVGNLIRRERNRLGTRWRKAEPGTQALIVLAVLRHDQRLSDMAGGNQISASTVRRWVQEVLRLLAARAPRLDRALKEIAKKGGVVVLLDGTLIRTRRRTGTENRKNYSGKHKAHGLLFLALTDEKGNLIWISSARPGRSSEITTARHDKLTKHLREAGLGALADLGFVGLDDEPDDHPVIITGRKATRNHKLTDAEKEANRLLSRERAAVEHGFANLKSWRIFTKVRMNTRHATTLLRALLILANTEVQR, from the coding sequence GTGTCGAAGCGGACTCTCGACCTCGTCGGCAATCTGATACGCCGCGAACGCAACCGGCTGGGCACCCGGTGGCGCAAGGCCGAGCCCGGCACCCAGGCCCTGATCGTGCTCGCCGTCCTCCGCCACGACCAGCGCCTTTCCGACATGGCCGGCGGCAACCAGATCTCCGCCTCCACCGTGCGCCGCTGGGTGCAGGAGGTCCTGCGCCTGCTCGCCGCCCGCGCCCCGCGCCTGGACCGAGCTCTGAAGGAGATCGCCAAGAAGGGAGGAGTCGTCGTCCTGCTCGACGGCACCCTGATCCGCACCCGACGCCGCACCGGGACGGAGAACCGCAAGAACTACAGCGGGAAACATAAGGCCCATGGCCTGCTGTTTCTCGCGCTGACCGACGAGAAGGGCAACCTGATCTGGATCTCCTCGGCCCGGCCCGGCCGGTCCAGCGAGATCACCACCGCCCGCCACGACAAACTCACCAAGCATCTCCGCGAGGCCGGCCTCGGCGCCCTGGCCGACCTCGGGTTCGTCGGCCTGGACGACGAACCCGACGACCACCCCGTGATCATCACCGGCCGCAAGGCCACCCGGAACCACAAGCTCACCGACGCGGAGAAAGAGGCGAACCGCCTGCTCAGCCGCGAACGCGCCGCTGTCGAGCATGGCTTCGCGAACTTGAAATCCTGGCGCATCTTCACCAAGGTCCGCATGAACACCCGCCACGCGACCACCCTCCTGCGGGCCCTGCTCATCCTCGCGAACACCGAGGTCCAGAGGTGA
- a CDS encoding IS4 family transposase — MAGVPAVVDVFAPGHIGELTQVVPVELVDAVLEETRTRERRLRNLPSRVGVYFVLTLGLFEHLGSRLVWEKLIVGLDSTTPRPSEKGLRDLRRRLGSAPLERLFEVLAGPLGQPSTPGVCYRRWRTVAFDGCSSLSAPDHERNRSWLGRIASRFGDNSYPRVMLMALCETGTRGLIGAVFGPAAEGELAYARQLVGRLTESMLVLADRAFDSNGLLCDVAARGAQFLVRSSSRRRPPVLALLPDGSYLTRLGDLAVRVIEADIIVHAADGSRTTGTYRLLTTLTDHRTDPATALIKLYHERWEVECAFLALRHTLLKGRVLRSKDPAGITQELWGLLVLYQALRSVMVTAVEAQGAMDPDRAGFTIALEAARDTVIRAHGIIPFPGPDGRPDLTGHIGATVLHHPLPARRPRISARIVKRGISRYHTWNHDGRPLASTPITALTLSVRPPALAPARTRAPGRPDRWTQVSQIMAADAHRTWQAKEIAHALGITGRKPFNSLSTQLGYWTRAGRLTRTAPSTYKITLPETLTATSSP, encoded by the coding sequence ATGGCTGGTGTTCCAGCCGTTGTCGATGTCTTCGCCCCAGGTCATATAGGGGAGTTGACACAGGTTGTACCGGTCGAGTTGGTGGACGCGGTGCTGGAGGAGACCCGTACGCGTGAGCGCCGGCTGCGTAATCTGCCGTCACGGGTGGGGGTGTACTTCGTACTGACGCTGGGTCTGTTCGAGCATCTGGGGTCCCGGCTGGTCTGGGAGAAGCTGATCGTGGGCCTGGACAGCACGACGCCACGGCCGTCGGAGAAGGGCTTGCGCGACCTGCGGCGCCGCTTGGGGTCCGCTCCGCTGGAGCGGCTGTTCGAGGTGCTGGCCGGGCCGCTCGGGCAGCCCTCCACCCCTGGGGTGTGCTACCGGCGCTGGCGGACCGTGGCCTTCGACGGCTGCAGCAGCCTCTCGGCCCCCGACCATGAGCGCAACCGCTCCTGGCTGGGCCGGATCGCCAGCCGGTTCGGGGACAACAGCTATCCCCGGGTGATGCTGATGGCACTGTGCGAGACGGGGACCCGAGGCTTGATCGGTGCGGTCTTCGGGCCCGCTGCCGAGGGCGAACTCGCCTACGCCCGGCAACTGGTGGGACGCCTCACCGAGAGCATGCTCGTCCTGGCCGACCGGGCCTTCGACAGCAACGGCCTGCTCTGCGACGTCGCCGCGCGGGGCGCCCAGTTCCTCGTCCGCAGCTCGTCCAGGCGACGCCCGCCGGTCCTGGCCCTGCTCCCCGACGGCTCCTACCTGACCCGGCTCGGTGACCTGGCCGTCCGCGTGATCGAAGCGGACATCATCGTGCACGCCGCCGACGGCAGCCGCACCACCGGCACCTACCGGCTGCTCACCACCCTGACCGACCACCGCACCGACCCCGCAACCGCGCTGATCAAGCTCTACCACGAGCGGTGGGAAGTCGAATGCGCCTTTCTCGCCCTGCGCCACACCTTACTCAAAGGGCGTGTCCTGCGCTCGAAGGACCCCGCGGGCATCACCCAGGAACTCTGGGGGCTGCTCGTGCTCTACCAGGCTCTGCGCTCGGTCATGGTCACCGCCGTCGAGGCCCAGGGCGCCATGGACCCCGACCGGGCCGGCTTCACCATCGCCCTCGAAGCCGCCCGCGACACCGTCATCCGTGCCCACGGCATCATCCCGTTCCCCGGCCCCGACGGCCGCCCGGACCTGACTGGACACATCGGCGCCACCGTCCTGCACCATCCCCTGCCGGCCCGCCGCCCCCGGATCTCCGCCCGCATCGTCAAGCGCGGCATCTCCCGCTATCACACCTGGAACCATGATGGCCGGCCCCTCGCCAGCACCCCGATCACCGCCCTCACGCTGTCCGTCCGGCCACCGGCCCTCGCGCCGGCCCGGACGCGAGCGCCAGGGAGACCGGACCGCTGGACACAGGTCTCCCAGATCATGGCCGCCGACGCCCACCGCACCTGGCAGGCCAAGGAGATCGCTCACGCACTCGGCATCACCGGACGGAAACCCTTCAACAGCCTGAGCACACAACTCGGTTACTGGACCCGAGCCGGCCGCTTGACCCGCACCGCCCCCAGCACCTACAAGATCACCCTCCCGGAGACCTTGACGGCGACCTCAAGCCCCTAA
- a CDS encoding SigE family RNA polymerase sigma factor, translating into MLAQPEEFDAFYSATAKRMVAVVYAMTGDLGEAEDAVQEAYVRAWQRWAKLTREGDPLPWVRTVAMRLAISTWRRTKGRLRAHFRHGPQTDVPELSGDRVALVAALRELTPDQRQAVVLHHLLDLPVEQVAREVGASNGAVRARLSRARKILGERLAESDSTFIAEGVASHG; encoded by the coding sequence ATGCTGGCGCAGCCGGAGGAATTCGATGCGTTCTACTCCGCCACCGCCAAACGCATGGTTGCCGTGGTCTATGCGATGACCGGTGACCTGGGGGAGGCGGAGGACGCGGTGCAGGAGGCATACGTACGCGCATGGCAGCGCTGGGCGAAGCTCACGCGGGAGGGTGATCCACTGCCGTGGGTGCGCACGGTGGCGATGCGGCTGGCGATCAGCACCTGGCGGCGGACCAAGGGGCGGCTGCGCGCGCACTTCCGGCACGGCCCGCAGACGGATGTGCCCGAACTCTCGGGCGACCGTGTGGCGTTGGTGGCCGCACTGCGCGAACTGACCCCCGACCAGCGGCAGGCAGTCGTCCTGCACCATCTCCTCGACCTGCCGGTGGAGCAGGTCGCACGGGAGGTCGGCGCCTCCAATGGTGCCGTACGTGCCCGGCTCAGCCGTGCCCGCAAGATCCTCGGCGAGAGGCTCGCCGAGAGCGATTCCACTTTCATCGCCGAGGGGGTGGCCAGTCATGGCTGA
- a CDS encoding Arc family DNA-binding protein, with amino-acid sequence MPDANIRIPAEARDRLAEIAAGEGLSLRSYLARLADSLLTPAERAERAERARAVLQDWNGYDPDADEQAGLDAELDRRLAEAAAP; translated from the coding sequence ATGCCCGACGCCAACATCCGTATCCCTGCCGAGGCCCGTGACCGGCTTGCCGAAATAGCGGCCGGCGAGGGGTTGTCGCTGCGTTCCTACCTGGCCCGGCTCGCGGACTCGCTGCTCACTCCGGCCGAACGTGCCGAACGTGCCGAACGCGCTCGTGCCGTACTGCAGGACTGGAATGGCTACGACCCCGACGCCGATGAACAGGCAGGCTTGGACGCGGAGCTCGATCGCCGACTGGCTGAGGCGGCCGCCCCGTGA
- a CDS encoding ABC transporter ATP-binding protein, protein MTTAPPQAPLLSAQGLHVTFPGRHGAAPVRAVDGVELDIRAGEIVALVGESGCGKTTLARALLGLVEPTEGRVGFAGKPLHYSSRALKAYRRRVQLVLQDPSGSLNPRHTVYEAVAEGLRIHGHAGDERAAVAEALSRAGLRPPERFFLRYPHELSGGQRQRVVIAGALVLEPELIVADEPVASLDASVRGEILALLLRLRTELGLSALVVTHDLGLAWNIADRVAVMYLGRIVETGDVEQVLTSPRHPYTQALLSVLPEAPGAPVVLTGEPPDPSRIPSGCRFHTRCQVLASGEAERVGVADKCRSQDLEVLHGGDEAQVACHWARTQVVGRTGANLTA, encoded by the coding sequence ATGACGACAGCACCCCCGCAAGCGCCGCTGCTCAGCGCCCAGGGACTGCATGTGACCTTCCCCGGACGGCACGGCGCCGCGCCGGTACGGGCCGTGGACGGCGTCGAGCTGGACATCCGGGCCGGCGAGATCGTGGCGCTCGTCGGCGAGTCGGGCTGCGGCAAGACGACGCTGGCGCGGGCGCTGCTCGGCCTGGTGGAGCCGACCGAGGGACGGGTCGGCTTCGCCGGAAAGCCACTGCACTACTCCTCCCGGGCCCTGAAGGCGTACCGCAGGCGGGTCCAGCTGGTGCTGCAGGATCCGAGCGGGTCGCTGAATCCGCGGCACACCGTGTACGAAGCGGTGGCCGAGGGGCTGCGGATCCACGGGCACGCGGGGGACGAGCGGGCGGCGGTCGCCGAGGCGCTGTCCCGTGCGGGCCTGCGCCCCCCGGAGCGCTTCTTCCTGCGCTACCCGCACGAGCTGTCCGGCGGCCAGCGCCAGCGCGTCGTCATCGCGGGCGCACTGGTCCTCGAACCCGAACTCATCGTCGCCGACGAGCCGGTGGCCTCGCTGGACGCCTCCGTACGCGGCGAGATCCTGGCCCTGCTGCTGCGCCTGCGCACCGAACTGGGCCTGTCCGCGCTGGTGGTCACCCACGACCTGGGCCTGGCCTGGAACATCGCCGACCGGGTCGCGGTGATGTACCTGGGCCGGATCGTCGAGACGGGCGACGTGGAGCAGGTGCTGACGTCGCCCCGACACCCCTACACCCAGGCCCTGTTGTCGGTCCTCCCGGAGGCCCCGGGCGCCCCGGTGGTCCTGACGGGCGAGCCCCCGGACCCGTCCCGCATTCCCTCGGGCTGCCGCTTCCACACCCGCTGCCAGGTGCTGGCGAGTGGGGAGGCGGAGCGGGTGGGGGTTGCGGACAAGTGCCGGAGCCAGGACCTGGAGGTGCTGCACGGCGGAGACGAGGCGCAGGTCGCCTGCCACTGGGCCCGGACCCAGGTCGTTGGGCGGACCGGCGCGAATCTCACGGCATGA